The DNA window GTACTTCCATCTGCACTTACATCTTTCCCTACATAAACAGCAGTACAAGCAAATGCACTAGTAGTACTTAGGAGTAATGCCATGATTAGAGTAAATGCAACGATTTTAAAATTTTTCATAATCTTCCTCCTTTAAACTATAATGTAATATTTTCCCGTCGATTTAAATTATAACATGGCTATAATGAATTCGCTAGTCCCAATTATATAGTAGCCATGGCAAGGATATAAAAATCTTGTTTATTTAAAATTTATTTGAGAAGAGAGTACTTCTGAGGGGGAGGAACATATTTATTGTTATTGAAAAATATATGGATGAGAAATTGATAGCTCATATGATATATTAAATGAAAGGCATCTAAGAAGTTTTAGGAGATGAGATTGATTGAAAACAAAAGTAGAAGAAAAAGTAGTTCATGGGAATAATATCACAATAGTAAAAAGAGATGAAGATTGTACCATATATAAAATGGAAGATGTTACGGGAGAGGGCATTATGACATGCTATCATGTATTTCCAGGGATAGATTTAATGTATAATGATTTTCATATGGCGAGCTGTTTTTCTAAGTTTGAGACAAAAGTAGAAATGCTGTGTATTGATCATTGCCGAGAGGGGCGCATTGAATGGCAGCTTCAGAATGGTTCATATATGTATTTGAAGGAGCAGGATTTGCAGATCAATACAAGAGATCACCATACCCTTGGATACGGATTTCCTTTAAGTCATTATCATGGTATAACGATTGGCATATATATGGAGGAAGCATGCAAAACACTTTCCTCTATTTTGGGTGGATTTTCTATTGATCTGAAGGCTTTACGTGAAAAGTTTTCTTTGAATAAAAAAACATTTATTATGCGTGCGGATGCGTCTATTCAGCATATTTTTTCTGAACTGTATACAGTACCTGATGAGATTAGGAATGATTATTTTAAAATTAAAGTTTTAGAACTATTATTGTTTTTGAGTACAGTAGATGTGCCAATAAAGGGTGAAGAACGGCTTTATTTCCCAAAGAATAGAGTGGAAAGGGTAAAAGCCATTATGAAATATATAACTAAGAATTTAGATAAGCATTTTACCTTAGATGAATTATCTTCAAGATTTGATATACCTCTTACATCTATGAAGCTTTGTTTCAAAGGGGTCTATGGTACCTCAATTTATGCATACATACGTTCTTATCGAATGCATGCAGCTGCATTGATGCTTCGCCAAAGTAATGAAAATATTACGCACATTGCTGGAAGGGTAGGTTATGATAATTCAAGTAAATTTGCAGCAGCTTTTAAGAAAGTCATGGGCATATCTCCACGGCAATATAGAAAATCTCTTGTCTAAATGGAGCGAAGATGATCATTATGGAGTAGGAAAGCTTAATGAGAAAACATAAAATAGGGATGGTTAACCCATCCCTATTTTATGTTTATAAGACAAATGGAATCAAACTTCTTTTACTTTTGCAAAATGTGTTAAGGAAAAGATATGTCTTTAAAAGCAGAAAAATTCACGAAAG is part of the Crassaminicella profunda genome and encodes:
- a CDS encoding helix-turn-helix domain-containing protein, coding for MKTKVEEKVVHGNNITIVKRDEDCTIYKMEDVTGEGIMTCYHVFPGIDLMYNDFHMASCFSKFETKVEMLCIDHCREGRIEWQLQNGSYMYLKEQDLQINTRDHHTLGYGFPLSHYHGITIGIYMEEACKTLSSILGGFSIDLKALREKFSLNKKTFIMRADASIQHIFSELYTVPDEIRNDYFKIKVLELLLFLSTVDVPIKGEERLYFPKNRVERVKAIMKYITKNLDKHFTLDELSSRFDIPLTSMKLCFKGVYGTSIYAYIRSYRMHAAALMLRQSNENITHIAGRVGYDNSSKFAAAFKKVMGISPRQYRKSLV